The Tamandua tetradactyla isolate mTamTet1 chromosome 5, mTamTet1.pri, whole genome shotgun sequence genome window below encodes:
- the ACADS gene encoding short-chain specific acyl-CoA dehydrogenase, mitochondrial isoform X1, which produces MAAALLTRGCGPVRGAAFWPRGWQRLHTIYQSVDLPETHQMLRQTCRDFAEKELMPIAGQVDKEHRFPAAQVKKMGELGLLAMDVPEELGGAGLDYLAYTIAMEEISRGCASTGVIMSVNNSLYLGPILKFGSREQKRQWITPFTSGDKLGCFALSEPGNGSDAGAASTTARAEGDSWVLNGTKAWITNSWEASAAVVFASLDRSLQNKGIGAFLVPVPTLGLTLGKKEDKLGIRASSTANLIFEDCRIPRENLLGEPGMGFKIAMQTLDMGRIGIAAQALGIAQAALDCAVNYAENRRAFGEPLTKLQAIQFKLADMALALESARLLTWRAAMLKDNRKPYIKEAAMAKLAASEAATAITHQAMQILGGMGYVTEMPAERHYRDARITEIYEGTSEIQRLVIAGHLLKSYRS; this is translated from the exons ATGGCCGCCGCGCTGCTCACCCGGGGCTGTGGCCCGGTCCGCGGAG CAGCTTTTTGGCCTCGGGGCTGGCAGCGATTGCACACCATCTACCAGTCTGTGGATCTCCCTGAGACACACCAGATGTTGCGTCAGACGTGCCGGGACTTTGCTGAGAAGGAGCTGATGCCCATTGCGGGCCAGGTAGACAAGGAACATCGCTTCCCAGCAGCTCAG GTGAAGAAGATGGGTGAGCTGGGGCTGCTGGCCATGGACGTGCCCGAGGAGCTCGGCGGCGCCGGCCTCGACTACTTGGCCTACACCATCGCCATGGAGGAGATCAGCAGGGGCTGTGCCTCCACCGGCGTCATCATGAGTGTCAACAAC TCTCTCTATTTGGGGCCCATCCTGAAGTTTGGCTCCCGAGAGCAAAAGCGGCAGTGGATCACGCCCTTCACCAGTGGTGACAAGCTCGGCTGCTTTGCCCTCAGCGAACCAG GGAACGGCAGCGACGCGGGAGCCGCTTCCACCACTGCCCGGGCGGAGGGTGACTCCTGGGTCCTGAATGGCACCAAAGCCTGGATCACCAACTCCTGGGAGGCCTCGGCCGCGGTGGTCTTCGCCAGCCTGGACCGGTCCCTGCAGAACAAG GGCATCGGCGCCTTCCTGGTCCCCGTGCCCACGCTGGGGCTCACGCTGGGGAAGAAGGAAGACAAGCTGGGCATCCGCGCCTCCTCCACTGCCAACCTCATCTTTGAGGACTGCCGCATCCCCAGGGAAAACCTGCTGGGGGAGCCCGGGATGGGCTTCAAGATAGCCATG CAAACGCTGGACATGGGCCGCATCGGCATCGCCGCGCAGGCCCTCGGCATTGCCCAGGCCGCCCTCGACTGTGCCGTGAACTACGCCGAGAACCGCAGGGCCTTTGGGGAGCCCCTCACCAAGCTCCAGGCCATCCAG TTCAAGTTGGCAGACATGGCCCTGGCCCTGGAGAGTGCCCGGCTGTTGACGTGGCGCGCGGCCATGCTGAAGGACAACAGGAAGCCCTACATCAAG GAAGCAGCAATGGCCAAACTGGCTGCGTCGGAGGCGGCAACCGCCATCACCCACCAG GCCATGCAGATCCTCGGGGGCATGGGCTATGTGACCGAGATGCCCGCAGAGCGGCACTACCGAGACGCCCGCATCACCGAGATCTACGAAGGCACCAGCGAGATCCAGAGGCTGGTGATTGCCGGGCACCTGCTCAAGAGCTACCGGAGCTGA
- the ACADS gene encoding short-chain specific acyl-CoA dehydrogenase, mitochondrial isoform X2: MAAALLTRGCGPVRGAFWPRGWQRLHTIYQSVDLPETHQMLRQTCRDFAEKELMPIAGQVDKEHRFPAAQVKKMGELGLLAMDVPEELGGAGLDYLAYTIAMEEISRGCASTGVIMSVNNSLYLGPILKFGSREQKRQWITPFTSGDKLGCFALSEPGNGSDAGAASTTARAEGDSWVLNGTKAWITNSWEASAAVVFASLDRSLQNKGIGAFLVPVPTLGLTLGKKEDKLGIRASSTANLIFEDCRIPRENLLGEPGMGFKIAMQTLDMGRIGIAAQALGIAQAALDCAVNYAENRRAFGEPLTKLQAIQFKLADMALALESARLLTWRAAMLKDNRKPYIKEAAMAKLAASEAATAITHQAMQILGGMGYVTEMPAERHYRDARITEIYEGTSEIQRLVIAGHLLKSYRS; this comes from the exons ATGGCCGCCGCGCTGCTCACCCGGGGCTGTGGCCCGGTCCGCGGAG CTTTTTGGCCTCGGGGCTGGCAGCGATTGCACACCATCTACCAGTCTGTGGATCTCCCTGAGACACACCAGATGTTGCGTCAGACGTGCCGGGACTTTGCTGAGAAGGAGCTGATGCCCATTGCGGGCCAGGTAGACAAGGAACATCGCTTCCCAGCAGCTCAG GTGAAGAAGATGGGTGAGCTGGGGCTGCTGGCCATGGACGTGCCCGAGGAGCTCGGCGGCGCCGGCCTCGACTACTTGGCCTACACCATCGCCATGGAGGAGATCAGCAGGGGCTGTGCCTCCACCGGCGTCATCATGAGTGTCAACAAC TCTCTCTATTTGGGGCCCATCCTGAAGTTTGGCTCCCGAGAGCAAAAGCGGCAGTGGATCACGCCCTTCACCAGTGGTGACAAGCTCGGCTGCTTTGCCCTCAGCGAACCAG GGAACGGCAGCGACGCGGGAGCCGCTTCCACCACTGCCCGGGCGGAGGGTGACTCCTGGGTCCTGAATGGCACCAAAGCCTGGATCACCAACTCCTGGGAGGCCTCGGCCGCGGTGGTCTTCGCCAGCCTGGACCGGTCCCTGCAGAACAAG GGCATCGGCGCCTTCCTGGTCCCCGTGCCCACGCTGGGGCTCACGCTGGGGAAGAAGGAAGACAAGCTGGGCATCCGCGCCTCCTCCACTGCCAACCTCATCTTTGAGGACTGCCGCATCCCCAGGGAAAACCTGCTGGGGGAGCCCGGGATGGGCTTCAAGATAGCCATG CAAACGCTGGACATGGGCCGCATCGGCATCGCCGCGCAGGCCCTCGGCATTGCCCAGGCCGCCCTCGACTGTGCCGTGAACTACGCCGAGAACCGCAGGGCCTTTGGGGAGCCCCTCACCAAGCTCCAGGCCATCCAG TTCAAGTTGGCAGACATGGCCCTGGCCCTGGAGAGTGCCCGGCTGTTGACGTGGCGCGCGGCCATGCTGAAGGACAACAGGAAGCCCTACATCAAG GAAGCAGCAATGGCCAAACTGGCTGCGTCGGAGGCGGCAACCGCCATCACCCACCAG GCCATGCAGATCCTCGGGGGCATGGGCTATGTGACCGAGATGCCCGCAGAGCGGCACTACCGAGACGCCCGCATCACCGAGATCTACGAAGGCACCAGCGAGATCCAGAGGCTGGTGATTGCCGGGCACCTGCTCAAGAGCTACCGGAGCTGA